In Paractinoplanes brasiliensis, the following proteins share a genomic window:
- a CDS encoding response regulator transcription factor produces MARVLVVEDEESFSDALSYMLRKEGFEVSVAPTGTSALTQFDRTGADIVLLDLMLPEMSGTEVCRQLRQRSAVPIIMVTARDSEIDKVVGLEIGADDYVTKPYSPRELVARIRAVLRRQGAEAAEVSTPTLAAGPVRMDVERHVVTVDGAGVQLPLKEFELLELLLRNAGRVLTRGQLIDRVWGADYVGDTKTLDVHVKRLRSKVEPEPSAPRYIVTVRGLGYKFEP; encoded by the coding sequence TTGGCCCGCGTGCTCGTGGTCGAGGATGAGGAGTCGTTCTCCGACGCCCTGTCGTACATGCTGCGCAAGGAGGGTTTCGAGGTGTCGGTCGCCCCGACCGGGACCTCGGCGCTGACGCAGTTCGACCGGACCGGCGCCGACATCGTGCTGCTCGACCTCATGCTGCCTGAGATGTCCGGCACCGAGGTGTGCCGTCAGCTGCGGCAGCGTTCCGCCGTGCCGATCATCATGGTCACCGCCCGGGACAGCGAGATCGACAAGGTTGTCGGCCTGGAGATCGGCGCCGACGACTATGTGACCAAGCCGTACTCGCCGCGCGAGCTGGTCGCTCGGATCCGGGCCGTGCTGCGCCGCCAGGGCGCCGAGGCGGCCGAGGTGTCGACCCCGACGCTGGCCGCCGGTCCGGTGCGGATGGACGTCGAGCGGCACGTCGTCACCGTCGACGGCGCCGGGGTGCAGCTTCCGCTCAAGGAGTTCGAGCTGCTCGAGCTGCTGCTGCGCAACGCCGGCCGGGTGCTCACCCGTGGCCAGCTGATCGACCGGGTCTGGGGCGCCGATTACGTCGGCGACACCAAGACCCTCGACGTCCACGTCAAGCGGCTCCGCTCCAAGGTGGAGCCGGAGCCGTCCGCGCCGCGCTACATCGTCACCGTGCGTGGCCTGGGCTACAAGTTCGAGCCGTAA
- a CDS encoding sugar phosphate isomerase/epimerase family protein — MSSRVPVLLSSSSVFPEPTAAAFEMAATVGYDGLEVMVWTDRVSQDAGALKGLSEHYDLPVLSVHAPCLLVTQRVWSPDPWERLNRAAQLAETLGAPTVVVHPPFSWQRDYAKNFAAGLAKVQARHPDLAFAVENMFPVKMAGRWFVPYTPGWDPTETGFDAYTLDLSHCAASRINALGMADKMGSGLKHVHLGDGTGEGRDEHLVPGRGNQPCAELLRSLSARGFRGSVALEVSTRKAASRAVREADLRESLEFARKHLAPAESATPAITRA, encoded by the coding sequence GTGAGTTCCCGCGTTCCCGTGCTCCTGTCCAGCTCGTCGGTCTTTCCCGAGCCGACGGCCGCCGCGTTCGAAATGGCGGCCACGGTCGGTTACGACGGCCTAGAAGTCATGGTGTGGACCGACCGCGTCAGTCAGGACGCCGGCGCGCTGAAAGGTCTGTCCGAGCACTACGACCTGCCGGTGCTCTCGGTCCATGCCCCGTGCCTGCTGGTCACCCAGCGGGTCTGGAGCCCCGACCCGTGGGAAAGGCTCAACCGGGCCGCCCAGCTCGCCGAGACGCTCGGCGCGCCCACGGTCGTGGTGCACCCGCCGTTCAGCTGGCAGCGTGACTATGCCAAGAACTTCGCCGCCGGTCTGGCCAAGGTGCAGGCGCGGCACCCCGACCTGGCCTTCGCTGTCGAGAACATGTTTCCGGTCAAGATGGCGGGCCGCTGGTTCGTGCCCTACACGCCGGGCTGGGACCCGACCGAGACCGGCTTCGACGCGTACACGCTCGATCTCTCGCACTGCGCCGCGTCGCGGATCAACGCGCTCGGCATGGCCGACAAGATGGGTTCCGGCCTCAAGCACGTGCACCTGGGCGACGGCACGGGCGAGGGCCGCGACGAGCACCTGGTGCCCGGCCGGGGTAATCAGCCCTGCGCGGAGCTGCTGAGGTCGCTCTCGGCCCGCGGCTTCCGGGGCTCGGTGGCGCTCGAGGTCTCCACCCGCAAGGCGGCCAGCCGCGCCGTCCGCGAGGCCGACCTGCGCGAGTCCCTCGAGTTCGCCCGCAAGCACCTGGCCCCGGCCGAATCGGCGACGCCCGCGATCACGCGGGCGTAA
- a CDS encoding CGNR zinc finger domain-containing protein, with translation MNFDAYARTAVDLVNAELGDLAGLRALFADEQGWMRDEVVEKDVAIFRRAQRRLREVFEYGTSGRDAEAVKELNSLLEVFPVQPRISGHDAADWHMHVTSRGSSVSAEYLAGAVWGLSVWLCEYGSARFGICADERCGNVYLDTSSNNCRRFCSERCATRSHVAAHRARKRAALTPA, from the coding sequence GTGAACTTCGATGCGTACGCCCGGACCGCGGTCGACCTCGTGAACGCGGAACTGGGTGATCTCGCCGGGCTGCGGGCCCTGTTCGCCGACGAGCAGGGTTGGATGCGGGACGAGGTCGTCGAGAAGGACGTGGCGATCTTCCGCCGCGCCCAGCGCCGTCTGCGCGAGGTCTTCGAGTACGGCACGTCCGGCCGCGACGCCGAGGCGGTCAAGGAGCTCAACTCGCTGCTCGAGGTCTTCCCGGTGCAGCCCCGCATCTCCGGCCACGACGCCGCCGACTGGCACATGCACGTCACCAGCCGCGGCTCGTCGGTCAGCGCGGAATACCTGGCCGGCGCCGTCTGGGGCCTGTCGGTGTGGCTGTGCGAGTACGGCAGCGCCCGCTTCGGCATCTGCGCCGACGAGCGCTGCGGCAACGTCTATCTGGACACGTCCTCCAACAACTGCCGGCGTTTCTGCTCCGAGCGCTGCGCCACCCGTTCCCACGTGGCCGCCCACCGCGCCCGGAAGCGCGCAGCTCTCACGCCCGCGTGA
- a CDS encoding proline dehydrogenase family protein, with protein MLRSLLLAAAGSDRLGRLAGSAPVSRKAVAKFVAGSDAGEALRVGRTLADDGLAITFDHLAAETRSVEQAVAVRDEYRALLGKLKGAGLTPAAEISVKLSALGQRLDEKLAHEHAQAVCAAAAEAGTTVTLDAEDHTLTDSTLEILAELRKDHPGTGAALQAHLRRTEGDCRELATIGSRVRLCKGAYVEPESVAFQSALDIDKSFVRCLNILMSGKGYPMVATHDPRLIAIAEDRARWFDRTADEYEFQMLYGVRAEEQARLAASGNVVRVYLPYGEQWYGYLMRRLAERPRNVTVLGRGLVGR; from the coding sequence ATGCTCCGTTCCCTGCTCCTGGCCGCCGCCGGTTCGGATCGTCTCGGCCGCCTGGCCGGCTCCGCCCCCGTCAGCCGGAAAGCCGTCGCCAAGTTCGTGGCCGGCAGTGATGCCGGCGAGGCGTTGCGCGTCGGCCGCACGCTGGCGGACGACGGGCTGGCGATCACGTTCGACCATCTCGCGGCCGAGACCCGCAGCGTGGAACAGGCGGTGGCCGTCCGCGACGAGTACCGCGCGCTGCTCGGCAAGCTCAAGGGGGCCGGGCTGACCCCGGCCGCCGAGATCAGCGTGAAGCTCTCGGCCCTCGGGCAGCGGCTCGACGAGAAGCTCGCTCACGAGCACGCCCAGGCGGTCTGCGCGGCCGCCGCCGAGGCCGGCACGACGGTGACGCTGGACGCGGAGGACCACACCCTCACCGACTCCACCCTCGAGATCCTGGCCGAGCTGCGCAAGGACCACCCGGGCACGGGCGCGGCGCTGCAGGCCCACCTGAGGCGCACCGAGGGCGACTGCCGGGAGCTGGCCACCATCGGCTCGCGGGTGCGGCTCTGCAAGGGGGCGTACGTGGAACCGGAGTCGGTCGCGTTCCAGTCGGCGCTCGACATCGACAAGTCGTTCGTGCGCTGCCTCAACATCCTGATGTCGGGCAAGGGTTACCCGATGGTGGCCACCCACGACCCCCGGCTGATCGCCATCGCCGAGGACAGGGCGCGCTGGTTCGATCGCACCGCCGACGAGTACGAGTTCCAGATGCTGTACGGCGTACGTGCCGAGGAACAGGCCCGGCTGGCCGCGAGCGGCAACGTGGTGCGCGTCTACCTGCCGTACGGGGAGCAGTGGTACGGCTATCTGATGCGCCGGCTGGCCGAGCGCCCGCGCAACGTGACCGTTCTCGGACGCGGTCTGGTCGGCCGCTAG
- a CDS encoding helix-turn-helix domain-containing protein, giving the protein MTGPAQAEEKLSEVRFLTVAEVAALMRVSKMTVYRLVHGGDLTAVRVGRSFRVPEHAVHEYLRGAFSQTA; this is encoded by the coding sequence ATGACAGGTCCAGCCCAGGCCGAGGAGAAGCTCTCGGAGGTGCGGTTCCTGACCGTGGCCGAGGTGGCCGCCCTGATGAGGGTCTCGAAGATGACGGTCTACCGGCTGGTGCACGGGGGTGACCTCACCGCCGTCCGCGTCGGGCGGTCGTTCCGCGTCCCCGAGCACGCCGTGCACGAATATCTCCGCGGCGCTTTCTCGCAGACCGCGTAG